The following are encoded in a window of Peromyscus leucopus breed LL Stock chromosome X, UCI_PerLeu_2.1, whole genome shotgun sequence genomic DNA:
- the Rpl10 gene encoding 60S ribosomal protein L10 gives MGRRPARCYRYCKNKPYPKSRFCRGVPDAKIRIFDLGRKKAKVDEFPLCGHMVSDEYEQLSSEALEAARICANKYMVKSCGKDGFHIRVRLHPFHVIRINKMLSCAGADRLQTGMRGAFGKPQGTVARVHIGQVIMSIRTKLQNKEHVIEALRRAKFKFPGRQKIHISKKWGFTKFNADEFEDMVAEKRLIPDGCGVKYIPNRGPLDKWRALHS, from the exons ATGGGTCGCCGCCCCGCTCGGTG tTACCGGTATTGTAAGAACAAGCCGTACCCAAAGTCTCGCTTCTGCCGAGGTGTCCCTG ATGCTAAAATCCGCATCTTTGACTTGGGACGGAAGAAAGCAAAGGTTGATGAATTCCCACTTTGTGGCCACATGGTGTCAGATGAATATGAGCAGCTCTCTTCTGAAG CTCTGGAGGCTGCCCGTATTTGTGCCAACAAATACATGGTAAAGAGTTGTGGCAAGGATGGCTTTCATATTCGAGTGAGGCTCCACCCTTTCCATGTTATCCGAATCAACAAGATGTTGTCCTGTGCTGGGGCTGACAG GCTCCAAACAGGTATGCGTGGTGCCTTTGGGAAGCCCCAGGGCACAGTGGCCAGGGTTCACATTGGCCAGGTCATCATGTCCATCCGTACCAAGCTGCAGAATAAGGAACATGTGATTGAGGCTCTTCGTAGAGCCAAGTTCAAGTTCCCTGGCCGCCAGAAG ATCCACATCTCAAAGAAATGGGGCTTCACCAAGTTTAATGCGGATGAATTTGAAGACATGGTTGCTGAGAAGCGCCTTATTCCTGATGGCTGTGGGGTCAAGTATATCCCCAATCGTGGTCCCTTGGACAAATGGCGCGCCCTGCACTCCTGA
- the Dnase1l1 gene encoding deoxyribonuclease-1-like 1, with protein MPPHMAMQGLVVALLLILLAGGAEAFRICAFNTQRLTLAKVAKEPVMDTLVQILTRCDIMVLQEVVDSSQKTVSFLLRELNRFDGSRSYSFVNSSLLGRSTYKEKYVYIYRSDKTQVLNVYQYNDTDDLFAREPFVAQFTLPSKILPSVVLVPLHTTPKDVEKELNALYDVFLDVSQRWQNEDVILLGDFNADCASLTKKRLNSLLLRTEAAFRWVIPDGVDTTVRASTNCTYDRIVMHGQGCQTLLRAAAPFNFPRSFQLTEEEALSISDHYPVEVELSRGSSKYPTLSLAILLSQLGRWLDTFYT; from the exons ATGCCACCACATATGGCCATGCAAGGTCTTGTTGTGGCTCTCCTGCTCATCCTCTTGGCTGGTGGGGCTGAAGCCTTTCGTATCTGTGCCTTCAATACCCAAAGACTGACACTGGCCAAGGTGGCGAAGGAGCCAGTGATGGATACCTTAGTTCAG ATCCTGACCCGATGTGATATCATGGTGCTTCAGGAGGTGGTGGATTCTTCCCAGAAAACTGTCTCCTTTTTGCTTCGAGAACTTAATAG ATTTGATGGTTCCAGGAGTTACAGCTTTGTAAACAGCTCCCTGCTGGGGCGCAGCACATACAAGGAGAAGTATGTATATATCTACCG GTCTGACAAGACACAGGTTCTGAATGTCTATCAATACAATGACACAGATGACCTTTTTGCCCGAGAACCATTTGTGGCCCAGTTCACTCTCCCCAGCAAAA TTCTTCCTAGTGTGGTACTGGTTCCACTCCATACTACTCCCAAGGACGTAGAGAAGGAGCTGAATGCCCTATATGATGTGTTTCTGGATGTCTCCCAACGCTGGCAAAATGAG GATGTGATCCTGCTTGGAGACTTCAATGCTGACTGTGCATCACTGACTAAAAAGCGTCTCAACAGCCTGCTACTGCGGACTGAGGCAGCTTTCCGCTGGGTGATTCCTGATGGCGTAGACACTACAGTGCGGGCCAGCACCAACTGTACATACGACCGAATTGTGATGCATGGACAGGGTTGTCAGACATTGCTGAGGGCTGCAGCTCCCTTCAACTTCCCCAGGAGTTTTCAGCTGACTGAGGAAGAG GCTCTCAGCATCAGTGACCATTATCCTGTGGAGGTGGAGCTGAGCCGGGGCAGCTCCAAGTATCCAACCCTTAGTCTGGCCATTCTGCTATCTCAGTTGGGTAGGTGGCTTGACACCTTTTATACCTGA